The genomic region ATGCTCTTTTACGATATCACTCCAAGAGATCAACAATTGTTCTTCCATCGTGAGGCACCTCCTATTAATAAATACCGTACTCCATGACAAACTTGTTTACTGCAATAATGTTTTCCGCCTTGCCGTCAGCCGCCGAAAGAAGTTCCTTATCAGTAGAGAAAATATATCCTCCGCCAGGAGCCAGATCATCCAATAATTCTCTCGCTTTAGTAATACATTCTTCCTTCGTACCATATTGTAACAACGTTACCGGAAAAAGCCCTAGTATACACATGGTATTTCCAAGCTTCTGTTTAAGTTCTTTAGGATCTCCATGTTCGAA from Dehalobacter sp. harbors:
- a CDS encoding uroporphyrinogen decarboxylase — its product is FEHGDPKELKQKLGNTMCILGLFPVTLLQYGTKEECITKARELLDDLAPGGGYIFSTDKELLSAADGKAENIIAVNKFVMEYGIY